Proteins encoded in a region of the Vicia villosa cultivar HV-30 ecotype Madison, WI linkage group LG5, Vvil1.0, whole genome shotgun sequence genome:
- the LOC131602381 gene encoding disease resistance protein RUN1-like isoform X1: MASTSNSNSSSLVTFPRRNYYDVFVSFRGEDTRCNFADHLFAAFQRKGIFAFRDDTKLKKGESIAPELFRAIQDSQIFVVIFSKNYASSTWCLRELEHILLQCGQLPEKRVLPVFYDVDPSEVRHQKGTYGEALAKHEQRFQQDPEKVRRWTEALSQVTDLSGWDVCHKPQHAEIEKIVEEIISILGCKFSSLPKDLVGMHSPIHELEKHLLLDSLDDVRVVGICGMGGIGKTTLATTLYNKISHQFHLCCIIDDLSKRYRQDGPISAQKQILLQIVGEEQLQTCTSYNTYNLIRSRLHRVKALIILDNVDQVEQLEKLSVSREWLGEGSRVIVISRDEHILKEYGVDVVYKVPLLNENNSLQLFSRKAFKLDHIVNSYDKLAFDILHYANGLPLAIKVLGSFLFGRSISEWKSALARLRKSPNKDIMDVLRLSFDGLEKTEKEIFLHIACFFHSRNEKYVTNVLNCCGFHVDIGLRVLIDKSLISLSGKNCIEMHSLLEELGKKIVQEKSSKWSRVWREKQFYNIKLENMEKKVEAICSPGTYHLMANMLSKMIHLRLLILNGVNSTENLTSLTNELRYVEWDKYPFKYLPSIFQPNQLVELILRYSNIKQLCEDNKVLYIPFLLLFFSFMNMSKSGKKMQTPSPPLFMAYFMKRNEMLVLFLLVWQYFSKLRSLDLSYSKNLIKMPDFRDIPHLEQLSFEGCVKLVKMDPSIGVLKKVVFLNLKDCKNLVSISNNIFSLNSLEYVNLSGCPKVFKNQGLFNISGNASHSQSTTSSILKWTAFRYRSLYSRAHKDLASCLLPFLSSFSNLLELDISFCGLSQLPDAIGCLRWLEELELGGNNFVTLPSLKELCRLAYLNLQHCKLLEYLPELPFPTAIDQEFRKNKYMNKKGLVIFNCPKLNERELGSTINFSWMKQFIQANQVLTSIYNEIDFVIPGSEIPSWCNNQSEGRSIRIDLSPIMSGNDNNCSGIACCAIFSFSTVVPTMTSYAQCSDMELVLSNSVFNGKTIRMIPIILERDLIEIESDHMCLIYFPLKTFFYYLKIMDKTLGHQDQFKVYFRIGNHKCMGWKVQKCGYHWVCKQEHASLPKLLSSEVQVFGN; this comes from the exons ATGGCCAGTACCAGCAATAGCAACTCTTCATCTCTGGTCACTTTTCCAAGGAGAAATTATTATGACGTGTTTGTGAGCTTTAGAGGCGAAGACACACGCTGCAACTTCGCTGATCATCTTTTTGCTGCATTTCAGAGAAAAGGTATTTTTGCATTTAGGGATGACACTAAGCTGAAGAAAGGTGAATCCATAGCACCTGAGCTATTTCGAGCAATCCAAGACTCTCAGATTTTTGTTGTGATATTTTCTAAGAACTATGCTTCCTCAACTTGGTGCTTGAGAGAATTGGAACACATCCTTCTTCAATGCGGTCAACTACCGGAAAAACGTGTTCTGCCTGTTTTCTATGATGTTGATCCTTCTGAAGTGAGACATCAAAAAGGAACTTATGGCGAAGCCTTAGCTAAACATGAGCAAAGATTCCAACAAGACCCTGAGAAGGTGCGAAGATGGACGGAAGCTCTATCACAAGTCACAGATCTCTCTGGATGGGATGTGTGTCATAA GCCACAACATGCAGAGATTGAAAAGATTGTTGAAGAGATTATAAGTATATTAGGTTGCAAGTTTTCAAGTCTTCCAAAAGATTTAGTAGGGATGCACTCTCCTATACACGAATTAGAAAAGCATTTACTTTTGGACTCACTTGATGATGTCCGTGTTGTAGGAATTTGTGGGATGGGTGGAATAGGGAAGACAACTCTCGCTACTACTTTATACAACAAAATctctcatcaatttcatctctGCTGCATTATTGATGACTTGAGCAAAAGGTATAGGCAAGATGGTCCAATCAGTGCACAAAAGCAAATTTTACTTCAAATTGTAGGCGAAGAACAGCTTCAAACATGCACTTCATACAACACATATAACTTGATACGAAGTAGGCTACATCGTGTAAAGGCCCTTATAATTCTCGACAATGTTGATCAAGTTGAACAACTAGAGAAACTATCCGTGAGCCGTGAATGGTTAGGTGAGGGAAGTAGAGTCATTGTAATTTCTAGAGATGAGCATATCTTAAAAGAGTATGGAGTGGATGTTGTTTACAAAGTTCCACTCTTGAATGAAAATAACTCTCTTCAATTATTCAGTCGAAAAGCTTTCAAACTTGATCATATTGTGAATAGTTATGATAAGTTGGCATTTGACATACTACATTATGCAAATGGCTTGCCACTGGCAATTAAAGTATTGGGTTCATTTTTGTTTGGTCGTAGTATCTCTGAATGGAAAAGTGCATTGGCAAGATTAAGAAAAAGTCCAAACAAAGATATCATGGATGTGTTGCGATTAAGTTTTGATGGACTAGAAAAAACGGAAAAGGAAATATTTCTTCATATTGCTTGTTTTTTCCACTCTCGCAATGAGAAATATGTTACAAATGTTCTTAATTGTTGTGGATTTCATGTTGATATTGGATTAAGAGTTCTAATTGATAAATCACTTATAAGCCTTTCAGGAAAAAATTGTATTGAAATGCATAGTTTGTTAGAAGAGTTGGGCAAAAAAATTGTTCAGGAAAAATCGAGTAAGTGGAGCAGGGTGTGGCGCGAGAAACAGTTCTACAATATTAAATTAGAGAATATG GAAAAGAAGGTTGAAGCCATTTGTTCGCCAGGAACATATCATCTAATGGCCAACATGTTGTCAAAAATGATCCATCTAAGATTGCTCATACTGAATGGAGTTAATTCTACAGAAAACCTTACTAGTCTCACTAATGAGTTAAGATATGTGGAGTGGGATAAATATCCTTTCAAGTATTTGCCATCAATTTTTCAACCCAATCAACTTGTTGAATTGATCTTGAGGTACAGCAACATCAAACAACTATGTGAAGACAATAAGGTATTGTATATTccctttttgcttctttttttttcatttatgaaCATGAGCAAATCAGGAAAAAAAATGCAAACCCCCTCCCCTCCTCTCTTTATGGCATATTTTATGAAGCGAAATGAGATGTTGGTTCTATTTTTGTTGGTCTGGCAGTATTTTTCCAAGTTGAGAAGTTTGGATTTGAGCTACTCAAAAAATCTAATAAAGATGCCGGATTTTAGAGATATTCCACATCTTGAGCAACTAAGTTTTGAAGGATGTGTAAAACTGGTGAAGATGGATCCATCTATTGGTGTTCTAAAAAAGGTTGTTTTCTTGAATTTGAAAGATTGCAAAAATCTAGTAAGCATATCAAACAACATATTCAGTCTCAACTCTCTTGAATATGTTAATCTTTCTGGGTGTCCCAAAGTGTTTAAGAATCAAGGGCTTTTCAATATAAGTGGAAATGCATCACATTCCCAATCAACaacgtcctccatcttgaaatgGACAGCATTTCGTTACCGTTCCTTGTACTCCCGCGCACACAAAGATTTAGCTAGTTGTTTGTTGCCCTTCTTGTCTAGCTTCTCTAACTTGCTTGAGCTTGATATTAGTTTTTGTGGTCTAAGCCAACTCCCTGATGCAATTGGATGTTTACGTTGGCTAGAAGAATTAGAATTAGGGGGAAACAATTTTGTAACGTTGCCTAGTCTGAAGGAACTTTGCAGACTTGCATATTTAAACTTGCAGCATTGCAAACTCTTGGAATATTTGCCTGAACTTCCTTTTCCTACTGCTATCGATCAGGAATTTCGAAAGAATAAATACATGAACAAAAAAGGATTGGTTATTTTCAATTGTCCTAAATTGAATGAGAGGGAACTTGGCAGTACTATCAATTTTTCATGGATGAAACAGTTTATTCAGGCAAACCAAGTACTCACTTCAATCTATAATGAGATTGATTTTGTAATTCCAGGAAGTGAAATACCAAGTTGGTGCAACAATCAGAGTGAGGGTCGTTCAATAAGAATAGATCTATCTCCTATTATGTCTGGCAATGACAATAATTGCAGCGGCATTGCTTGTTGTGCAATATTTTCTTTCTCAACTGTTGTCCCAACTATGACAAGTTATGCACAATGTTCTGACATGGAACTAGTTCTTTCTAACAGTGTATTTAACGGGAAGACTATTCGCATGATTCCAATAATTCTTGAAAGAGATCTTATTGAGATCGAATCAGATCACATGTGCCTAATCTATTTCCCTCTGAAAACATTCTTTTATTATCTGAAGATTATGGACAAAACTCTCGGCCATCAAGATCAATTTAAGGTGTATTTTAGAATTGGGAATCACAAATGTATGGGTTGGAAGGTTCAGAAGTGTGGGTATCATTGGGTATGTAAACAAGAACATGCATCGCTGCCGAAACTACTTAGCTCAGAAGTGCAAGTTTTTGGCAATTGA
- the LOC131602381 gene encoding disease resistance protein RUN1-like isoform X2, with translation MASTSNSNSSSLVTFPRRNYYDVFVSFRGEDTRCNFADHLFAAFQRKGIFAFRDDTKLKKGESIAPELFRAIQDSQIFVVIFSKNYASSTWCLRELEHILLQCGQLPEKRVLPVFYDVDPSEVRHQKGTYGEALAKHEQRFQQDPEKVRRWTEALSQVTDLSGWDVCHKPQHAEIEKIVEEIISILGCKFSSLPKDLVGMHSPIHELEKHLLLDSLDDVRVVGICGMGGIGKTTLATTLYNKISHQFHLCCIIDDLSKRYRQDGPISAQKQILLQIVGEEQLQTCTSYNTYNLIRSRLHRVKALIILDNVDQVEQLEKLSVSREWLGEGSRVIVISRDEHILKEYGVDVVYKVPLLNENNSLQLFSRKAFKLDHIVNSYDKLAFDILHYANGLPLAIKVLGSFLFGRSISEWKSALARLRKSPNKDIMDVLRLSFDGLEKTEKEIFLHIACFFHSRNEKYVTNVLNCCGFHVDIGLRVLIDKSLISLSGKNCIEMHSLLEELGKKIVQEKSSKWSRVWREKQFYNIKLENMEKKVEAICSPGTYHLMANMLSKMIHLRLLILNGVNSTENLTSLTNELRYVEWDKYPFKYLPSIFQPNQLVELILRYSNIKQLCEDNKYFSKLRSLDLSYSKNLIKMPDFRDIPHLEQLSFEGCVKLVKMDPSIGVLKKVVFLNLKDCKNLVSISNNIFSLNSLEYVNLSGCPKVFKNQGLFNISGNASHSQSTTSSILKWTAFRYRSLYSRAHKDLASCLLPFLSSFSNLLELDISFCGLSQLPDAIGCLRWLEELELGGNNFVTLPSLKELCRLAYLNLQHCKLLEYLPELPFPTAIDQEFRKNKYMNKKGLVIFNCPKLNERELGSTINFSWMKQFIQANQVLTSIYNEIDFVIPGSEIPSWCNNQSEGRSIRIDLSPIMSGNDNNCSGIACCAIFSFSTVVPTMTSYAQCSDMELVLSNSVFNGKTIRMIPIILERDLIEIESDHMCLIYFPLKTFFYYLKIMDKTLGHQDQFKVYFRIGNHKCMGWKVQKCGYHWVCKQEHASLPKLLSSEVQVFGN, from the exons ATGGCCAGTACCAGCAATAGCAACTCTTCATCTCTGGTCACTTTTCCAAGGAGAAATTATTATGACGTGTTTGTGAGCTTTAGAGGCGAAGACACACGCTGCAACTTCGCTGATCATCTTTTTGCTGCATTTCAGAGAAAAGGTATTTTTGCATTTAGGGATGACACTAAGCTGAAGAAAGGTGAATCCATAGCACCTGAGCTATTTCGAGCAATCCAAGACTCTCAGATTTTTGTTGTGATATTTTCTAAGAACTATGCTTCCTCAACTTGGTGCTTGAGAGAATTGGAACACATCCTTCTTCAATGCGGTCAACTACCGGAAAAACGTGTTCTGCCTGTTTTCTATGATGTTGATCCTTCTGAAGTGAGACATCAAAAAGGAACTTATGGCGAAGCCTTAGCTAAACATGAGCAAAGATTCCAACAAGACCCTGAGAAGGTGCGAAGATGGACGGAAGCTCTATCACAAGTCACAGATCTCTCTGGATGGGATGTGTGTCATAA GCCACAACATGCAGAGATTGAAAAGATTGTTGAAGAGATTATAAGTATATTAGGTTGCAAGTTTTCAAGTCTTCCAAAAGATTTAGTAGGGATGCACTCTCCTATACACGAATTAGAAAAGCATTTACTTTTGGACTCACTTGATGATGTCCGTGTTGTAGGAATTTGTGGGATGGGTGGAATAGGGAAGACAACTCTCGCTACTACTTTATACAACAAAATctctcatcaatttcatctctGCTGCATTATTGATGACTTGAGCAAAAGGTATAGGCAAGATGGTCCAATCAGTGCACAAAAGCAAATTTTACTTCAAATTGTAGGCGAAGAACAGCTTCAAACATGCACTTCATACAACACATATAACTTGATACGAAGTAGGCTACATCGTGTAAAGGCCCTTATAATTCTCGACAATGTTGATCAAGTTGAACAACTAGAGAAACTATCCGTGAGCCGTGAATGGTTAGGTGAGGGAAGTAGAGTCATTGTAATTTCTAGAGATGAGCATATCTTAAAAGAGTATGGAGTGGATGTTGTTTACAAAGTTCCACTCTTGAATGAAAATAACTCTCTTCAATTATTCAGTCGAAAAGCTTTCAAACTTGATCATATTGTGAATAGTTATGATAAGTTGGCATTTGACATACTACATTATGCAAATGGCTTGCCACTGGCAATTAAAGTATTGGGTTCATTTTTGTTTGGTCGTAGTATCTCTGAATGGAAAAGTGCATTGGCAAGATTAAGAAAAAGTCCAAACAAAGATATCATGGATGTGTTGCGATTAAGTTTTGATGGACTAGAAAAAACGGAAAAGGAAATATTTCTTCATATTGCTTGTTTTTTCCACTCTCGCAATGAGAAATATGTTACAAATGTTCTTAATTGTTGTGGATTTCATGTTGATATTGGATTAAGAGTTCTAATTGATAAATCACTTATAAGCCTTTCAGGAAAAAATTGTATTGAAATGCATAGTTTGTTAGAAGAGTTGGGCAAAAAAATTGTTCAGGAAAAATCGAGTAAGTGGAGCAGGGTGTGGCGCGAGAAACAGTTCTACAATATTAAATTAGAGAATATG GAAAAGAAGGTTGAAGCCATTTGTTCGCCAGGAACATATCATCTAATGGCCAACATGTTGTCAAAAATGATCCATCTAAGATTGCTCATACTGAATGGAGTTAATTCTACAGAAAACCTTACTAGTCTCACTAATGAGTTAAGATATGTGGAGTGGGATAAATATCCTTTCAAGTATTTGCCATCAATTTTTCAACCCAATCAACTTGTTGAATTGATCTTGAGGTACAGCAACATCAAACAACTATGTGAAGACAATAAG TATTTTTCCAAGTTGAGAAGTTTGGATTTGAGCTACTCAAAAAATCTAATAAAGATGCCGGATTTTAGAGATATTCCACATCTTGAGCAACTAAGTTTTGAAGGATGTGTAAAACTGGTGAAGATGGATCCATCTATTGGTGTTCTAAAAAAGGTTGTTTTCTTGAATTTGAAAGATTGCAAAAATCTAGTAAGCATATCAAACAACATATTCAGTCTCAACTCTCTTGAATATGTTAATCTTTCTGGGTGTCCCAAAGTGTTTAAGAATCAAGGGCTTTTCAATATAAGTGGAAATGCATCACATTCCCAATCAACaacgtcctccatcttgaaatgGACAGCATTTCGTTACCGTTCCTTGTACTCCCGCGCACACAAAGATTTAGCTAGTTGTTTGTTGCCCTTCTTGTCTAGCTTCTCTAACTTGCTTGAGCTTGATATTAGTTTTTGTGGTCTAAGCCAACTCCCTGATGCAATTGGATGTTTACGTTGGCTAGAAGAATTAGAATTAGGGGGAAACAATTTTGTAACGTTGCCTAGTCTGAAGGAACTTTGCAGACTTGCATATTTAAACTTGCAGCATTGCAAACTCTTGGAATATTTGCCTGAACTTCCTTTTCCTACTGCTATCGATCAGGAATTTCGAAAGAATAAATACATGAACAAAAAAGGATTGGTTATTTTCAATTGTCCTAAATTGAATGAGAGGGAACTTGGCAGTACTATCAATTTTTCATGGATGAAACAGTTTATTCAGGCAAACCAAGTACTCACTTCAATCTATAATGAGATTGATTTTGTAATTCCAGGAAGTGAAATACCAAGTTGGTGCAACAATCAGAGTGAGGGTCGTTCAATAAGAATAGATCTATCTCCTATTATGTCTGGCAATGACAATAATTGCAGCGGCATTGCTTGTTGTGCAATATTTTCTTTCTCAACTGTTGTCCCAACTATGACAAGTTATGCACAATGTTCTGACATGGAACTAGTTCTTTCTAACAGTGTATTTAACGGGAAGACTATTCGCATGATTCCAATAATTCTTGAAAGAGATCTTATTGAGATCGAATCAGATCACATGTGCCTAATCTATTTCCCTCTGAAAACATTCTTTTATTATCTGAAGATTATGGACAAAACTCTCGGCCATCAAGATCAATTTAAGGTGTATTTTAGAATTGGGAATCACAAATGTATGGGTTGGAAGGTTCAGAAGTGTGGGTATCATTGGGTATGTAAACAAGAACATGCATCGCTGCCGAAACTACTTAGCTCAGAAGTGCAAGTTTTTGGCAATTGA
- the LOC131607266 gene encoding uncharacterized protein LOC131607266 produces MSAEQVLTLLDSFWFETTILTNKNPSNSHTKLEQTLPHQEDTNLLVPSQNLDVRFYSEQNLSFTGSVFSDSPSPNSVLTSSKLRTIPSEREIIEFSNGTNTEKKDINNNKKQSNVHSQRRRRRKSRSLSELEFQELKGFMDLGFVFSEEDKDSTLASLIPGLQRLGKEEEDDDEEQKKIVSDEKPYLSEAWDLVDLRGRRNPLVNWRVPDKGSEIDMKHNLKFWAHTVASIVG; encoded by the coding sequence ATGTCTGCAGAACAAGTTCTAACGTTGTTAGATTCCTTCTGGTTTGAAACCACAATTCTCACCAACAAAAACCCTTCAAATTCTCACACAAAACTAGAACAAACTCTTCCTCATCAAGAAGACACAAACCTCTTAGTTCCATCTCAAAATCTAGATGTTAGGTTCTATAGTGAACAAAACCTGAGTTTCACAGGCTCAgttttctctgattccccatcACCAAATTCTGTCCTCACCTCATCCAAGCTTCGAACAATCCCTTCCGAGAGAGAAATCATAGAGTTCTCAAATGGGACAAACACCGAAAAGAAAgatataaacaacaacaaaaaacagaGCAACGTTCATAGTCAGAGAAGAAGGAGAAGGAAAAGTAGGAGTTTATCAGAGCTTGAGTTTCAAGAGCTGAAAGGGTTTATGGATTTGGGTTTTGTGTTTTCTGAGGAAGACAAAGATTCAACACTGGCTTCATTGATACCTGGTTTACAAAGActaggaaaagaagaagaagatgatgatgaagaacagaAGAAGATTGTATCTGATGAGAAGCCTTATTTATCTGAGGCTTGGGATTTGGTGGACCTAAGGGGGAGAAGAAATCCATTGGTGAATTGGAGGGTACCTGATAAGGGTAGTGAAATTGATATGAAACATAATCTGAAATTCTGGGCTCATACAGTTGCATCCATTGTTGGTTAG
- the LOC131602381 gene encoding disease resistance protein RUN1-like isoform X3: MSKDSNKTLRRCEDGRKLYHKSQISLDGMCVIRICGMGGIGKTTLATTLYNKISHQFHLCCIIDDLSKRYRQDGPISAQKQILLQIVGEEQLQTCTSYNTYNLIRSRLHRVKALIILDNVDQVEQLEKLSVSREWLGEGSRVIVISRDEHILKEYGVDVVYKVPLLNENNSLQLFSRKAFKLDHIVNSYDKLAFDILHYANGLPLAIKVLGSFLFGRSISEWKSALARLRKSPNKDIMDVLRLSFDGLEKTEKEIFLHIACFFHSRNEKYVTNVLNCCGFHVDIGLRVLIDKSLISLSGKNCIEMHSLLEELGKKIVQEKSSKWSRVWREKQFYNIKLENMEKKVEAICSPGTYHLMANMLSKMIHLRLLILNGVNSTENLTSLTNELRYVEWDKYPFKYLPSIFQPNQLVELILRYSNIKQLCEDNKVLYIPFLLLFFSFMNMSKSGKKMQTPSPPLFMAYFMKRNEMLVLFLLVWQYFSKLRSLDLSYSKNLIKMPDFRDIPHLEQLSFEGCVKLVKMDPSIGVLKKVVFLNLKDCKNLVSISNNIFSLNSLEYVNLSGCPKVFKNQGLFNISGNASHSQSTTSSILKWTAFRYRSLYSRAHKDLASCLLPFLSSFSNLLELDISFCGLSQLPDAIGCLRWLEELELGGNNFVTLPSLKELCRLAYLNLQHCKLLEYLPELPFPTAIDQEFRKNKYMNKKGLVIFNCPKLNERELGSTINFSWMKQFIQANQVLTSIYNEIDFVIPGSEIPSWCNNQSEGRSIRIDLSPIMSGNDNNCSGIACCAIFSFSTVVPTMTSYAQCSDMELVLSNSVFNGKTIRMIPIILERDLIEIESDHMCLIYFPLKTFFYYLKIMDKTLGHQDQFKVYFRIGNHKCMGWKVQKCGYHWVCKQEHASLPKLLSSEVQVFGN, from the exons ATGAGCAAAGATTCCAACAAGACCCTGAGAAGGTGCGAAGATGGACGGAAGCTCTATCACAAGTCACAGATCTCTCTGGATGGGATGTGTGTCATAA GAATTTGTGGGATGGGTGGAATAGGGAAGACAACTCTCGCTACTACTTTATACAACAAAATctctcatcaatttcatctctGCTGCATTATTGATGACTTGAGCAAAAGGTATAGGCAAGATGGTCCAATCAGTGCACAAAAGCAAATTTTACTTCAAATTGTAGGCGAAGAACAGCTTCAAACATGCACTTCATACAACACATATAACTTGATACGAAGTAGGCTACATCGTGTAAAGGCCCTTATAATTCTCGACAATGTTGATCAAGTTGAACAACTAGAGAAACTATCCGTGAGCCGTGAATGGTTAGGTGAGGGAAGTAGAGTCATTGTAATTTCTAGAGATGAGCATATCTTAAAAGAGTATGGAGTGGATGTTGTTTACAAAGTTCCACTCTTGAATGAAAATAACTCTCTTCAATTATTCAGTCGAAAAGCTTTCAAACTTGATCATATTGTGAATAGTTATGATAAGTTGGCATTTGACATACTACATTATGCAAATGGCTTGCCACTGGCAATTAAAGTATTGGGTTCATTTTTGTTTGGTCGTAGTATCTCTGAATGGAAAAGTGCATTGGCAAGATTAAGAAAAAGTCCAAACAAAGATATCATGGATGTGTTGCGATTAAGTTTTGATGGACTAGAAAAAACGGAAAAGGAAATATTTCTTCATATTGCTTGTTTTTTCCACTCTCGCAATGAGAAATATGTTACAAATGTTCTTAATTGTTGTGGATTTCATGTTGATATTGGATTAAGAGTTCTAATTGATAAATCACTTATAAGCCTTTCAGGAAAAAATTGTATTGAAATGCATAGTTTGTTAGAAGAGTTGGGCAAAAAAATTGTTCAGGAAAAATCGAGTAAGTGGAGCAGGGTGTGGCGCGAGAAACAGTTCTACAATATTAAATTAGAGAATATG GAAAAGAAGGTTGAAGCCATTTGTTCGCCAGGAACATATCATCTAATGGCCAACATGTTGTCAAAAATGATCCATCTAAGATTGCTCATACTGAATGGAGTTAATTCTACAGAAAACCTTACTAGTCTCACTAATGAGTTAAGATATGTGGAGTGGGATAAATATCCTTTCAAGTATTTGCCATCAATTTTTCAACCCAATCAACTTGTTGAATTGATCTTGAGGTACAGCAACATCAAACAACTATGTGAAGACAATAAGGTATTGTATATTccctttttgcttctttttttttcatttatgaaCATGAGCAAATCAGGAAAAAAAATGCAAACCCCCTCCCCTCCTCTCTTTATGGCATATTTTATGAAGCGAAATGAGATGTTGGTTCTATTTTTGTTGGTCTGGCAGTATTTTTCCAAGTTGAGAAGTTTGGATTTGAGCTACTCAAAAAATCTAATAAAGATGCCGGATTTTAGAGATATTCCACATCTTGAGCAACTAAGTTTTGAAGGATGTGTAAAACTGGTGAAGATGGATCCATCTATTGGTGTTCTAAAAAAGGTTGTTTTCTTGAATTTGAAAGATTGCAAAAATCTAGTAAGCATATCAAACAACATATTCAGTCTCAACTCTCTTGAATATGTTAATCTTTCTGGGTGTCCCAAAGTGTTTAAGAATCAAGGGCTTTTCAATATAAGTGGAAATGCATCACATTCCCAATCAACaacgtcctccatcttgaaatgGACAGCATTTCGTTACCGTTCCTTGTACTCCCGCGCACACAAAGATTTAGCTAGTTGTTTGTTGCCCTTCTTGTCTAGCTTCTCTAACTTGCTTGAGCTTGATATTAGTTTTTGTGGTCTAAGCCAACTCCCTGATGCAATTGGATGTTTACGTTGGCTAGAAGAATTAGAATTAGGGGGAAACAATTTTGTAACGTTGCCTAGTCTGAAGGAACTTTGCAGACTTGCATATTTAAACTTGCAGCATTGCAAACTCTTGGAATATTTGCCTGAACTTCCTTTTCCTACTGCTATCGATCAGGAATTTCGAAAGAATAAATACATGAACAAAAAAGGATTGGTTATTTTCAATTGTCCTAAATTGAATGAGAGGGAACTTGGCAGTACTATCAATTTTTCATGGATGAAACAGTTTATTCAGGCAAACCAAGTACTCACTTCAATCTATAATGAGATTGATTTTGTAATTCCAGGAAGTGAAATACCAAGTTGGTGCAACAATCAGAGTGAGGGTCGTTCAATAAGAATAGATCTATCTCCTATTATGTCTGGCAATGACAATAATTGCAGCGGCATTGCTTGTTGTGCAATATTTTCTTTCTCAACTGTTGTCCCAACTATGACAAGTTATGCACAATGTTCTGACATGGAACTAGTTCTTTCTAACAGTGTATTTAACGGGAAGACTATTCGCATGATTCCAATAATTCTTGAAAGAGATCTTATTGAGATCGAATCAGATCACATGTGCCTAATCTATTTCCCTCTGAAAACATTCTTTTATTATCTGAAGATTATGGACAAAACTCTCGGCCATCAAGATCAATTTAAGGTGTATTTTAGAATTGGGAATCACAAATGTATGGGTTGGAAGGTTCAGAAGTGTGGGTATCATTGGGTATGTAAACAAGAACATGCATCGCTGCCGAAACTACTTAGCTCAGAAGTGCAAGTTTTTGGCAATTGA